One Rosa chinensis cultivar Old Blush chromosome 5, RchiOBHm-V2, whole genome shotgun sequence genomic region harbors:
- the LOC112165120 gene encoding external alternative NAD(P)H-ubiquinone oxidoreductase B2, mitochondrial isoform X1 gives MKDFGIVQKISRPFRANPRLTNILLVVAVSGGGYVAYAQANSDSDLISSSAPDVERKKVVVLGTGWAGTSFLRSLKNSSYDVHVVSPRNYFAFTPLLPSVTCGTVEPRSIVEPIRNIVRKKKIGFQFTEAECLKIDAKEKKVYCRSNLENGEKEFVVDYDYLVISVGANVNTFNTPGVMENCHFLKEVEDAQKIRKTVIECFEKASLPTVSDEEKERILHFAVVGGGPTGVEFAAELHDYVNEDLVKLYPGVKDKVKITLLEAGNHILSMFDKRITEFAEEKFRREGINVKTGAMVTKVDDKQITTKEMKTGEISTMPYGMALWSTGIGTRPFIRDFMNQIGQANRRVLATDEWLRVEGCDKVYALGDCATINQRKVLEDITAIFSKADKDKSGTLTVQEWKEVINDICERYPQVELYLKNMQMRDIVDLLKETKGASATKSVELNIEDFKTALSKVDSQMKMLPATAQVAAQEGAYLASCFNRMEKCEKYPEGPLRFRGEGRHRFHPFRYKHLGQFAPLGGEQTAAQLPVLPGDGVSIGYSSQWLWYSVYASKQVSWRNRGMVISDWVRRFIFGRDSSQI, from the exons ATGAAAGATTTCGGAATCGTCCAGAAGATTTCTAGACCTTTCCGTGCCAACCCTAGGCTCACCAATATTCTCCTCGTCGTCGCCGTCAG TGGCGGCGGCTATGTGGCTTATGCTCAGGCGAACTCAGACTCTGACCTGATCAGTAGTAGTGCACCTGATGTGGAAAGAAAGAAGGTGGTTGTACTTGGAACTGGGTGGGCAGGAACATCTTTCTTAAGGAGTCTGAAAAATTCTTCATACGATGTTCATGTTGTATCTCCTAGGAATTACTTTGCGTTCACCCCTTTACTACCGAGTGTTACCTGTGGTACCGTGGAGCCTCGGAGCATTGTTGAACCAATTCGTAACATTGTCAGAAAG AAAAAGATTGGCTTTCAATTCACTGAAGCTGAGTGTCTCAAGATTgatgcaaaagagaagaaagtctATTGCCGATCTAATCTAGAGAATGGGGAAAAAGAATTTGTTGTGGACTACGACTACCTTGTAATATCTGTGGGAGCAAATGTTAATACATTCAATACTCCTGGTGTGATGGAGAACTGCCATTTCTTGAAG GAAGTAGAAGATGCCCAGAAGATACGAAAAACTGTTATTGAATGCTTTGAAAAGGCTAGCCTGCCAACTGTAAGTGATGAGGAGAAGGAGAGAATTCTTCATTTTGCCGTTGTTGGAGGTGGCCCAACTGGTGTGGAGTTTGCTGCAGAACTTCATGACTATGTGAATGAAGACTTGGTCAAATTATATCCTGGGGTAAAAGATAAAGTTAAAATAACACTTCTCGAGGCTGGAAATCACATTCTGAGTAT GTTTGATAAAAGAATCACGGAGTTTGCTGAAGAAAAATTTCGCAGAGAGGGTATTAATGTAAAAACTGGAGCAATGGTTACCAAAGTAGATGATAAACAAATCACTACCAAAGAAATGAAAACTGGGGAAATTTCCACCATGCCATATGGAATGGCTCTCTGGTCAACTGGTATTGGAACGCGGCCTTTCATAAGGGATTTCATGAATCAAATTGGTCAG GCTAACAGACGTGTTCTAGCAACTGATGAATGGTTACGAGTGGAGGGATGTGACAAAGTCTATGCACTTGGTGATTGTGCCACAATCAATCAGCGAAAAGTCCTG GAAGATATCACTGCCATATTCAGTAAGGCAGACAAGGACAAATCAGGAACACTTACAGTTCAGGAATGGAAAGAAGTCATCAATGACATTTGTGAAAGATATCCTCAAGTGGAGCTTTATTTGAAGAACATGCAGATGCGTGATATTGTTGATCTTTTGAAGGAAACAAAGGGCGCTAGTGCAACCAAATCAGTGGAGCTGAACATTGAAGATTTCAAAACAGCTCTTTCTAAAGTGGATTCCCAGATGAAAATGCTTCCAGCTACAGCCCAG GTTGCAGCTCAAGAAGGTGCCTACCTTGCCAGTTGTTTCAACCGTATGGAAAAGTGTGAGAAATATCCAGAAGGTCCTCTCAGGTTTCGAGGAGAAGGTCGCCATCGGTTTCATCCCTTCAG GTACAAGCATCTTGGTCAATTTGCTCCTTTGGGAGGTGAGCAAACTGCTGCACAACTCCCTGTTCTTCCCGGTGATGGGGTGTCAATTGGCTACAGTTCCCAGTGGCTTTGGTATTCTGTTTATGCAAG CAAACAAGTTAGCTGGCGCAACAGGGGAATGGTCATTTCAGACTGGGTAAGGCGTTTCATTTTCGGAAGGGATTCTAGTCAGATTTGA
- the LOC112165120 gene encoding external alternative NAD(P)H-ubiquinone oxidoreductase B2, mitochondrial isoform X2 codes for MKDFGIVQKISRPFRANPRLTNILLVVAVSGGGYVAYAQANSDSDLISSSAPDVERKKVVVLGTGWAGTSFLRSLKNSSYDVHVVSPRNYFAFTPLLPSVTCGTVEPRSIVEPIRNIVRKKKIGFQFTEAECLKIDAKEKKVYCRSNLENGEKEFVVDYDYLVISVGANVNTFNTPGVMENCHFLKEVEDAQKIRKTVIECFEKASLPTVSDEEKERILHFAVVGGGPTGVEFAAELHDYVNEDLVKLYPGVKDKVKITLLEAGNHILSMFDKRITEFAEEKFRREGINVKTGAMVTKVDDKQITTKEMKTGEISTMPYGMALWSTGIGTRPFIRDFMNQIGQANRRVLATDEWLRVEGCDKVYALGDCATINQRKVLEDITAIFSKADKDKSGTLTVQEWKEVINDICERYPQVELYLKNMQMRDIVDLLKETKGASATKSVELNIEDFKTALSKVDSQMKMLPATAQVAAQEGAYLASCFNRMEKCEKYPEGPLRFRGEGRHRFHPFRLAIMC; via the exons ATGAAAGATTTCGGAATCGTCCAGAAGATTTCTAGACCTTTCCGTGCCAACCCTAGGCTCACCAATATTCTCCTCGTCGTCGCCGTCAG TGGCGGCGGCTATGTGGCTTATGCTCAGGCGAACTCAGACTCTGACCTGATCAGTAGTAGTGCACCTGATGTGGAAAGAAAGAAGGTGGTTGTACTTGGAACTGGGTGGGCAGGAACATCTTTCTTAAGGAGTCTGAAAAATTCTTCATACGATGTTCATGTTGTATCTCCTAGGAATTACTTTGCGTTCACCCCTTTACTACCGAGTGTTACCTGTGGTACCGTGGAGCCTCGGAGCATTGTTGAACCAATTCGTAACATTGTCAGAAAG AAAAAGATTGGCTTTCAATTCACTGAAGCTGAGTGTCTCAAGATTgatgcaaaagagaagaaagtctATTGCCGATCTAATCTAGAGAATGGGGAAAAAGAATTTGTTGTGGACTACGACTACCTTGTAATATCTGTGGGAGCAAATGTTAATACATTCAATACTCCTGGTGTGATGGAGAACTGCCATTTCTTGAAG GAAGTAGAAGATGCCCAGAAGATACGAAAAACTGTTATTGAATGCTTTGAAAAGGCTAGCCTGCCAACTGTAAGTGATGAGGAGAAGGAGAGAATTCTTCATTTTGCCGTTGTTGGAGGTGGCCCAACTGGTGTGGAGTTTGCTGCAGAACTTCATGACTATGTGAATGAAGACTTGGTCAAATTATATCCTGGGGTAAAAGATAAAGTTAAAATAACACTTCTCGAGGCTGGAAATCACATTCTGAGTAT GTTTGATAAAAGAATCACGGAGTTTGCTGAAGAAAAATTTCGCAGAGAGGGTATTAATGTAAAAACTGGAGCAATGGTTACCAAAGTAGATGATAAACAAATCACTACCAAAGAAATGAAAACTGGGGAAATTTCCACCATGCCATATGGAATGGCTCTCTGGTCAACTGGTATTGGAACGCGGCCTTTCATAAGGGATTTCATGAATCAAATTGGTCAG GCTAACAGACGTGTTCTAGCAACTGATGAATGGTTACGAGTGGAGGGATGTGACAAAGTCTATGCACTTGGTGATTGTGCCACAATCAATCAGCGAAAAGTCCTG GAAGATATCACTGCCATATTCAGTAAGGCAGACAAGGACAAATCAGGAACACTTACAGTTCAGGAATGGAAAGAAGTCATCAATGACATTTGTGAAAGATATCCTCAAGTGGAGCTTTATTTGAAGAACATGCAGATGCGTGATATTGTTGATCTTTTGAAGGAAACAAAGGGCGCTAGTGCAACCAAATCAGTGGAGCTGAACATTGAAGATTTCAAAACAGCTCTTTCTAAAGTGGATTCCCAGATGAAAATGCTTCCAGCTACAGCCCAG GTTGCAGCTCAAGAAGGTGCCTACCTTGCCAGTTGTTTCAACCGTATGGAAAAGTGTGAGAAATATCCAGAAGGTCCTCTCAGGTTTCGAGGAGAAGGTCGCCATCGGTTTCATCCCTTCAG GCTAGCTATAATGTGCTAA
- the LOC112166320 gene encoding uncharacterized protein LOC112166320: MEQTASHVWDLSSVSDLVFAETMKYFWASISSSPLYSSIVTLYSLILLYFPYHFLSIVFSPVLIITGIILISLIRLGASQSFEDDDLKEKEKDSILETEHSETNDSLEVVHEQIASVVQEEDHSFVTYRFETDESEMGFNQYPCFDDYFVEWNVKAPLEVIYEEYEGEEDEKDNREEHENQVLGLGRQPSLSLYYPESDSDTSSDGDFSVTGAWDSPENMCYKWEEDDREGLIEIALDGNKSSGLEFQVDEENLIEIDISPTRSNDFGGEKWMFSGEIRFS; encoded by the coding sequence ATGGAACAAACTGCGAGTCATGTATGGGATTTGAGTTCTGTTTCGGATTTGGTTTTCGCTGAAACAATGAAGTACTTTTGGGCTTCGATTTCCTCAAGTCCTCTGTATTCAAGCATTGTCACTCTTTACTCTCTGATCCTCCTTTACTTCCCGTACCATTTTTTAAGCATTGTTTTCTCGCCGGTGCTGATCATAACCGGAATAATCTTGATCAGCCTTATCCGACTCGGTGCAAGTCAGAGTTTTGAAGACGATGATctcaaagaaaaggaaaaagattccaTACTCGAAACAGAGCACTCTGAAACCAATGATAGTCTTGAAGTCGTTCATGAACAAATTGCAAGTGTTgtacaagaagaagatcacagCTTTGTCACGTATCGATTCGAAACAGACGAAAGCGAGATGGGTTTCAATCAGTACCCCTGTTTCGATGATTACTTTGTTGAGTGGAATGTGAAGGCGCCATTAGAGGTCATCTATGAAGAATatgaaggtgaagaagatgAGAAGGATAATCGTGAAGAACATGAAAACCAAGTTTTGGGTCTTGGAAGGCAGCCTTCGTTGTCTCTATATTACCCGGAGTCGGATTCGGATACATCATCGGACGGCGACTTTTCGGTGACCGGAGCGTGGGACTCGCCGGAAAACATGTGCTACAAGTGGGAAGAGGATGACCGAGAAGGGTTGATTGAGATTGCTTTGGATGGCAATAAGAGTTCAGGCTTAGAATTTCAAGTTGACGAAGAGAATTTGATAGAGATTGATATATCTCCGACGAGAAGCAATGACTTTGGCGGTGAGAAGTGGATGTTTTCCGGTGAGATTAGATTCAGCTAA
- the LOC112165423 gene encoding heterogeneous nuclear ribonucleoprotein U-like protein 1 isoform X1, whose amino-acid sequence MASTKREAPTEDEPEPSKKPRLQQRVVLNRVDCDLDFNIEGNGLRGSSLYEQGFAYCWSGARAHVGITGGKYCFGCKVTSFQPVEMEDTAPEQRNLCRVGISRGDDVVGGLGETKLSFGYGGTGKFSNASRFSDYGEKFGLGDVIVCAVNLEEKPLACIGFSKNGKSLGTAMRFNAGDLGLGVAEGEVKNLHWECGVFPHVLLKNVGVELMFSVEDGLVPEEGFNPWECALEDGNSVMGPSVCEPKHCEVMMMVGLPASGKTTWAEKWVKEHPDKRYVVLGTNAVLDQMKVPGLLRKQNYGERFERLMSRATEIFNTLLSRAATTPRNYILDQTNVYKKARKRKLSPFKLFKKIAVVVFPSPEEMKARSMKRFREMGKEVPADAVNEMLANYVLPVSRDLPCSDELFDEVVFVELNREESQRHLDEMKQELARKSNLKSNTSSPYSCGNSIQSYPCSPSYGVSPVRPYPTPSPQYQGVSAVNTGNWNSSYSSVPPPYYQSHMPNQVNSYQTHQGAVPIGTAGPYQGNQPPPIPRAITTCSGYSSSYNANPTSGTAPCNSYGAGYGAATNPYPSPAVQPSLVGGAMASFTGSAPGCYGGAGYSSHAAPQAPRAPAFHPSPYPPAYGGSPYGTLPPRPQSGSFPANTPYPDGYTPPGSGYY is encoded by the exons ATGGCATCAACCAAACGCGAAGCTCCCACTGAAGACGAACCAGAGCCCTCGAAGAAGCCCAGGCTCCAGCAGCGCGTGGTTCTCAATCGCGTCGATTGCGACCTAG ATTTCAACATTGAAGGCAATGGGCTTCGAGGTTCTTCGCTCTACGAGCAAGGATTTGCGTATTGCTGGTCCGGTGCTAGAGCCCATGTGGGAATTACTGGCGGGAAATACTGTTTCGGCTGCAAAGTGACGTCGTTTCAGCCTGTTGAGATGGAGGACACGGCGCCGGAGCAGCGGAATCTTTGCCGGGTTGGGATTTCCAGAGGGGATGATGTGGTGGGAGGCCTTGGGGAGACAAAGCTGAGTTTTGGGTATGGTGGGACAGGGAAGTTTTCGAATGCGAGTAGGTTTTCGGACTACGGTGAGAAGTTTGGGCTTGGGGATGTGATTGTTTGTGCTGTGAATCTTGAAGAGAAGCCATTGGCTTGCATTGGTTTTTCGAAGAATGGGAAGAGTTTGGGTACGGCGATGAGGTTCAATGCTGGGGATTTGGGTCTTGGGGTGGCGGAGGGTGAAGTGAAGAATTTGCATTGGGAATGTGGGGTGTTCCCTCATGTGCTGTTGAAAAATGTGGGGGTGGAGTTGATGTTTAGTGTTGAAGATGGACTTGTTCCTGAAGAGGGTTTTAATCCTTGGGAATGTGCTCTTGAGGATGGAAATTCTGTTATGGGACCGTCTGTTTGTGAACCGAAGCAttgtgaagtgatgatgatggtgggtTTGCCTGCCTCGGGCAAAACAACTTGGGCAGAGAAATGGGTGAAAGAGCACCCTGACAAACGTTATGTTGTGCTTGGGACGAATGCGGTTCTAGACCAAATGAAG GTGCCAGGACTCTTGCGGAAGCAGAATTATGGCGAACGATTTGAACGTCTGATGAGTAGAGCCACTGAAATTTTTAATACTCTTTTATCCAGAGCAGCCACCACTCCTCGCAATTACATTCTTGATCAGACAAATGTATACAAGAAGGCTCGTAAACGTAAACTTTCGCCATTCAAACTGTTCAAGAAG ATTGCTGTTGTGGTGTTTCCAAGCCCTGAAGAGATGAAGGCTCGTTCTATGAAGAGATTCAGAGAAATGGGAAAGGAGGTACCTGCTGATGCGGTGAATGAAATGTTGG CCAATTATGTTTTACCTGTCAGCAGGGATTTGCCTTGTTCAGATGAGCTTTTTGATGAG GTTGTGTTTGTAGAACTCAACAGAGAAGAATCACAGAGACATTTGGATGAGATGAAGCAGGAACTTGCACgtaaatctaatttgaaatcgAATACATCTTCACCATATTCCTGCGGAAACTCAATTCAGTCTTATCCTTGTTCACCAAGTTATGGGGTGAGTCCTGTGCGGCCATATCCCACTCCTTCACCACAATATCAAGGAGTTTCAGCAg TCAACACTGGAAATTGGAATAGCTCTTACTCATCTGTTCCTCCACCTTACTATCAGTCACATATGCCCAACCAA GTGAATTCATATCAGACCCATCAGGGAGCTGTGCCAATTGGGACTGCAGGACCATATCAAGGCAATCAACCTCCACCTATACCTAGAGCAATTACCACTTGTTCTGGCTACTCCAGCAGTTATAATGCCAATCCTACAAGTGGCACAGCCCCTTGCAATAGTTACGGAGCAGGTTATGGTGCTGCCACTAACCCCTATCCTAGTCCGGCAGTTCAACCCTCTCTAGTAGGAGGTGCAATGGCTTCATTCACAGGCAGTGCCCCCGGATGTTATGGTGGTGCTGGGTACTCCAGTCATGCTGCTCCTCAGGCTCCAAGAGCACCTGCATTTCATCCTAGTCCTTACCCACCTGCATATGGAG GTTCACCATACGGAACTCTGCCTCCTAGACCTCAATCTGGAAGTTTTCCTGCAAACACACCTTATCCTGACGGGTACACCCCTCCTGGTTCCGGGTACTACTGA
- the LOC112165423 gene encoding heterogeneous nuclear ribonucleoprotein U-like protein 1 isoform X2: MASTKREAPTEDEPEPSKKPRLQQRVVLNRVDCDLDFNIEGNGLRGSSLYEQGFAYCWSGARAHVGITGGKYCFGCKVTSFQPVEMEDTAPEQRNLCRVGISRGDDVVGGLGETKLSFGYGGTGKFSNASRFSDYGEKFGLGDVIVCAVNLEEKPLACIGFSKNGKSLGTAMRFNAGDLGLGVAEGEVKNLHWECGVFPHVLLKNVGVELMFSVEDGLVPEEGFNPWECALEDGNSVMGPSVCEPKHCEVMMMVGLPASGKTTWAEKWVKEHPDKRYVVLGTNAVLDQMKVPGLLRKQNYGERFERLMSRATEIFNTLLSRAATTPRNYILDQTNVYKKARKRKLSPFKLFKKIAVVVFPSPEEMKARSMKRFREMGKEVPADAVNEMLANYVLPVSRDLPCSDELFDEVVFVELNREESQRHLDEMKQELARKSNLKSNTSSPYSCGNSIQSYPCSPSYGVSPVRPYPTPSPQYQGVSAVNTGNWNSSYSSVPPPYYQSHMPNQGVLFLFSGEFISDPSGSCANWDCRTISRQSTSTYT; encoded by the exons ATGGCATCAACCAAACGCGAAGCTCCCACTGAAGACGAACCAGAGCCCTCGAAGAAGCCCAGGCTCCAGCAGCGCGTGGTTCTCAATCGCGTCGATTGCGACCTAG ATTTCAACATTGAAGGCAATGGGCTTCGAGGTTCTTCGCTCTACGAGCAAGGATTTGCGTATTGCTGGTCCGGTGCTAGAGCCCATGTGGGAATTACTGGCGGGAAATACTGTTTCGGCTGCAAAGTGACGTCGTTTCAGCCTGTTGAGATGGAGGACACGGCGCCGGAGCAGCGGAATCTTTGCCGGGTTGGGATTTCCAGAGGGGATGATGTGGTGGGAGGCCTTGGGGAGACAAAGCTGAGTTTTGGGTATGGTGGGACAGGGAAGTTTTCGAATGCGAGTAGGTTTTCGGACTACGGTGAGAAGTTTGGGCTTGGGGATGTGATTGTTTGTGCTGTGAATCTTGAAGAGAAGCCATTGGCTTGCATTGGTTTTTCGAAGAATGGGAAGAGTTTGGGTACGGCGATGAGGTTCAATGCTGGGGATTTGGGTCTTGGGGTGGCGGAGGGTGAAGTGAAGAATTTGCATTGGGAATGTGGGGTGTTCCCTCATGTGCTGTTGAAAAATGTGGGGGTGGAGTTGATGTTTAGTGTTGAAGATGGACTTGTTCCTGAAGAGGGTTTTAATCCTTGGGAATGTGCTCTTGAGGATGGAAATTCTGTTATGGGACCGTCTGTTTGTGAACCGAAGCAttgtgaagtgatgatgatggtgggtTTGCCTGCCTCGGGCAAAACAACTTGGGCAGAGAAATGGGTGAAAGAGCACCCTGACAAACGTTATGTTGTGCTTGGGACGAATGCGGTTCTAGACCAAATGAAG GTGCCAGGACTCTTGCGGAAGCAGAATTATGGCGAACGATTTGAACGTCTGATGAGTAGAGCCACTGAAATTTTTAATACTCTTTTATCCAGAGCAGCCACCACTCCTCGCAATTACATTCTTGATCAGACAAATGTATACAAGAAGGCTCGTAAACGTAAACTTTCGCCATTCAAACTGTTCAAGAAG ATTGCTGTTGTGGTGTTTCCAAGCCCTGAAGAGATGAAGGCTCGTTCTATGAAGAGATTCAGAGAAATGGGAAAGGAGGTACCTGCTGATGCGGTGAATGAAATGTTGG CCAATTATGTTTTACCTGTCAGCAGGGATTTGCCTTGTTCAGATGAGCTTTTTGATGAG GTTGTGTTTGTAGAACTCAACAGAGAAGAATCACAGAGACATTTGGATGAGATGAAGCAGGAACTTGCACgtaaatctaatttgaaatcgAATACATCTTCACCATATTCCTGCGGAAACTCAATTCAGTCTTATCCTTGTTCACCAAGTTATGGGGTGAGTCCTGTGCGGCCATATCCCACTCCTTCACCACAATATCAAGGAGTTTCAGCAg TCAACACTGGAAATTGGAATAGCTCTTACTCATCTGTTCCTCCACCTTACTATCAGTCACATATGCCCAACCAA GGTGTATTATTTCTATTCTCAGGTGAATTCATATCAGACCCATCAGGGAGCTGTGCCAATTGGGACTGCAGGACCATATCAAGGCAATCAACCTCCACCTATACCTAG
- the LOC112166027 gene encoding F-box protein SKIP27 has translation MALGKKCRSSLLKRSVSFGGGEGFVRALGRKRIEIPDAEDSYSGLSPKTPLKKQRSECFAFDFDFEGERSKLEALPQEILIKILCGVEHEDLKQLFHVSKAIREATLIAKQLHFAYSTPRKIRAFRTKIDFSESNDELEEIEAPNAPRQQRLHRELPSRKKLEEISVNLLDSLEEGMRRGLFMDEDDE, from the exons ATGGCTTTGGGGAAGAAGTGTCGGAGTAGTTTACTGAAACGCAGCGTTTCGTTCGGAGGAGGAGAAGGGTTTGTTCGAGCTTTGGGGAGGAAGAGGATAGAAATCCCGGATGCGGAGGATTCGTATTCGGGTTTGAGTCCCAAGACTCCATTGAAGAAGCAGAGGAGCGAGTGTTTCGCtttcgatttcgatttcgaGGGTGAAAGGTCTAAACTTGAAGCTCTGCCTCAGGAGATTCTG ATTAAAATTCTGTGTGGAGTTGAGCATGAGGATCTTAAACAGCTGTTCCATGTATCTAAGGCGATTAGAGAAGCG ACTCTTATTGCAAAACAGTTGCATTTTGCTTACAGCACACCTAGAAAGATTCGAGCTTTTCGAACCAAGATTGATTTTTCGGAGTCAAATGATGAATTGGAAGAGATTGAAGCTCCGAATGCTCCGAGGCAGCAGAGGCTGCATAGGGAGCTGCCGAGCCGGAAAAAGCTTGAAGAGATATCGGTTAACTTATTGGATTCATTGGAGGAAGGAATGAGAAGAGGGCTTTTcatggatgaagatgatgagtgA
- the LOC112202941 gene encoding uncharacterized protein LOC112202941 isoform X1, with amino-acid sequence MEFSGDGGGDVTVEFYSLTAKGNKIYRSKLLDAKGKMCYSSLGWLVTVSKDLEFKLLQPFKHAMNIQLPDGRASSLQYPLEDRGKFVLSSSPSWTSDYVVMFHTSTTLAYCRPGLGENWTELSFQRDNINIISDLTYYRGQFYVVDCCGRVLVVCDIDDPNRAKLKVVAPEINQKELLGTRRHIKQLYLAECAGALLLVFCLFSNKYESTTACRVFEVPFNNGKSWNDSEVKDLGNRAIFLSQSSSSFCIEVTDYSGCKANCIYFMNNMFVSSVLNIDMGIYNMSNASIDREFGKSFNYDFKDKSGSHLWIQPSFE; translated from the exons ATGGAGTTCAGCGGCGATGGAG GCGGCGACGTGACGGTTGAATTTTACAGTCTCACTGCAAAAGGTAATAAGATTTACAGAAGTAAATTACTAGATGCTAAAGGTAAAATGTGCTATTCTTCTTTAGGATGGCTGGTCACTGTATCTAAAGACTTGGAATTCAAACTGTTACAGCCCTTCAAACATGCCATGAACATTCAACTCCCAGATGGACGAGCTAGTTCGCTACAATATCCCCTTGAAGATAGAGGCAAGTTTGTCTTATCGTCGAGTCCTTCTTGGACATCGGATTACGTAGTCATGTTTCATACTTCTACTACTTTGGCATACTGCAGACCAGGACTAGGTGAAAATTGGACGGAGCTATCATTCCAAAGGGACAATATTAATATTATCAGTGATCTGACTTACTATCGGGGACAATTTTATGTGGTGGACTGTTGTGGCCGTGTTTTAGTCGTTTGTGATATTGACGACCCTAATCGAGCAAAACTGAAGGTTGTTGCTCCAGAGATAAATCAAAAGGAACTACTTGGTACTAGGAGGCACATTAAACAACTGTACTTGGCGGAATGCGCGGGAGCTCTATTGCTTGTTTTTTGTCTCTTCTCCAATAAGTATGAATCCACTACCGCCTGTAGGGTTTTCGAGGTCCCATTTAATAACGGCAAATCATGGAACGACTCTGAGGTCAAGGATTTGGGGAATAGAGCAATCTTCTTGAGTCAAAGTAGTTCTTCCTTCTGTATTGAAGTCACTGATTATTCCGGATGTAAAGCCAATTGCATATACTTCATGAACAATATGTTTGTCTCTTCAGTGCTAAACATTGATATGGGTATTTATAATATGAGCAACGCGTCAATCGACCGAGAATTTGGCAAATCCTTCAATTATGATTTTAAAGATAAGAGTGGATCGCATTTATGGATTCAACCGAGTTTTGAATAG
- the LOC112202941 gene encoding uncharacterized protein LOC112202941 isoform X2, whose amino-acid sequence MNIQLPDGRASSLQYPLEDRGKFVLSSSPSWTSDYVVMFHTSTTLAYCRPGLGENWTELSFQRDNINIISDLTYYRGQFYVVDCCGRVLVVCDIDDPNRAKLKVVAPEINQKELLGTRRHIKQLYLAECAGALLLVFCLFSNKYESTTACRVFEVPFNNGKSWNDSEVKDLGNRAIFLSQSSSSFCIEVTDYSGCKANCIYFMNNMFVSSVLNIDMGIYNMSNASIDREFGKSFNYDFKDKSGSHLWIQPSFE is encoded by the coding sequence ATGAACATTCAACTCCCAGATGGACGAGCTAGTTCGCTACAATATCCCCTTGAAGATAGAGGCAAGTTTGTCTTATCGTCGAGTCCTTCTTGGACATCGGATTACGTAGTCATGTTTCATACTTCTACTACTTTGGCATACTGCAGACCAGGACTAGGTGAAAATTGGACGGAGCTATCATTCCAAAGGGACAATATTAATATTATCAGTGATCTGACTTACTATCGGGGACAATTTTATGTGGTGGACTGTTGTGGCCGTGTTTTAGTCGTTTGTGATATTGACGACCCTAATCGAGCAAAACTGAAGGTTGTTGCTCCAGAGATAAATCAAAAGGAACTACTTGGTACTAGGAGGCACATTAAACAACTGTACTTGGCGGAATGCGCGGGAGCTCTATTGCTTGTTTTTTGTCTCTTCTCCAATAAGTATGAATCCACTACCGCCTGTAGGGTTTTCGAGGTCCCATTTAATAACGGCAAATCATGGAACGACTCTGAGGTCAAGGATTTGGGGAATAGAGCAATCTTCTTGAGTCAAAGTAGTTCTTCCTTCTGTATTGAAGTCACTGATTATTCCGGATGTAAAGCCAATTGCATATACTTCATGAACAATATGTTTGTCTCTTCAGTGCTAAACATTGATATGGGTATTTATAATATGAGCAACGCGTCAATCGACCGAGAATTTGGCAAATCCTTCAATTATGATTTTAAAGATAAGAGTGGATCGCATTTATGGATTCAACCGAGTTTTGAATAG